Proteins encoded within one genomic window of Gadus macrocephalus chromosome 16, ASM3116895v1:
- the LOC132474228 gene encoding ras-related protein Rap-2b translates to MREYKVVVLGSGGVGKSAITVQFVTGSFIEKYDPTIEDFYRKEIEVDSSPSVLEILDTAGTEQFASMRDLYIKNGQGFILVYSLVNQQSFQDIKPMRDQIIRVKRYERVPMILVGNKVDLEGEREVSSGEGKALADEWKCPFMETSAKNKSSVDELFAEIVRQMNYASTPNGDDQCCSSCVIL, encoded by the coding sequence ATGAGAGAATACAAAGTGGTGGTTCTGGGTTCCGGAGGAGTTGGCAAATCTGCCATCACTGTCCAGTTCGTGACGGGTTCATTCATAGAGAAGTACGACCCCACGATAGAGGACTTCTACAGGAAGGAGATCGAGGTGGACTCCTCGCCGTCCGTCCTGGAGATCCTGGACACGGCGGGCACGGAGCAGTTCGCGTCTATGCGGGACCTGTACATTAAAAACGGCCAGGGGTTCATCCTGGTGTACAGCCTGGTGAACCAGCAGAGCTTCCAAGACATCAAGCCCATGAGAGACCAGATCATCCGGGTGAAGAGGTACGAGAGGGTGCCCATGATCCTAGTCGGCAACAAGGTggacctggagggggagagagaagtgtCGTCAGGGGAGGGGAAGGCTCTGGCGGACGAGTGGAAATGCCCGTTCATGGAGACCTCAGCCAAAAATAAGAGCTCTGTGGACGAACTGTTTGCAGAGATAGTCCGGCAGATGAACTATGCCTCTACACCCAATGGCGACGACCAGTGCTGCTCGTCTTGTGTCATTCTTTAA
- the p2ry1 gene encoding P2Y purinoceptor 1 encodes MTTGLNLTSLLNVTELHNQSRGCSLTKSFQFYYLPTVYIMVFLTGLVGNSLAIWMFVCHMRPWSSISVYMFNLALADFCYVLSLPFLIFYYFNKTDWIFGDVMCRLQRFIFHVNLYGSILFLTCISVHRYSGVVHPLKSLGRLKKKNAVINSALVWVVVIVGISPILYYSRTGPKRNATTCYDTTTEDELPGYFIYSMCMTVFGFCIPFLIILGCYGMIAKALISNDMNNAPLRRKSIHLVIIVLAVFAISYLPFHVMKNLNMRARLYFQSPDMCDFNNRVYATYQVTRGLASLNSCVDPILYFLAGDTFRRKLSRATKKNSRKGDGQPHSKSEETALNSLAEHGENGDRRL; translated from the coding sequence ATGACCACTGGCCTGAACCTGACTTCCCTGCTGAACGTCACCGAGCTACACAACCAAAGCCGAGGATGTTCCCTGACCAAGAGCTTCCAGTTCTACTACCTGCCCACCGTCTACATCATGGTGTTCCTGACGGGGCTGGTGGGCAACAGCCTGGCTATCTGGATGTTCGTGTGCCACATGCGCCCCTGGAGTAGCATCTCCGTGTACATGTTCAACCTGGCGCTGGCCGACTTCTGCTACGTGCTCTCGCTGCCCTTCCTCATCTTCTACTACTTCAACAAGACCGACTGGATCTTCGGCGACGTCATGTGCCGCCTGCAGCGCTTCATCTTCCACGTCAACCTGTACGGCAGCATCCTCTTTCTCACCTGCATCAGCGTGCACCGCTACAGCGGCGTGGTGCACCCGCTCAAGTCCCTGGGCCGGCTCAAGAAAAAGAACGCCGTGATCAACAGCGCcctggtgtgggtggtggtgattgtgGGCATCTCGCCCATCCTGTACTACTCCCGGACGGGGCCGAAGCGCAACGCCACCACCTGCTACGATACCACCACGGAAGACGAGCTGCCGGGCTACTTCATCTACAGCATGTGCATGACTGTGTTCGGCTTCTGCATCCCCTTCCTCATCATCCTCGGCTGCTACGGCATGATCGCCAAGGCGCTGATCAGCAACGACATGAACAACGCGCCGTTGCGCCGCAAGTCCATCCACCTGGTGATCATCGTGCTGGCCGTGTTTGCCATCTCCTACCTGCCCTTCCACGTCATGAAGAACCTCAACATGAGGGCCAGGCTGTACTTCCAGAGCCCCGATATGTGCGACTTTAACAACCGGGTGTACGCCACCTACCAGGTGACGCGCGGCCTGGCCAGCCTCAACAGCTGCGTGGACCCCATCCTGTACTTCCTGGCCGGGGACACCTTCCGGAGGAAGCTGTCGCGCGCCACCAAGAAGAACTCCAGGAAGGGCGACGGCCAGCCACACTCCAAGAGCGAAGAGACGGCACTCAACAGCCTGGCGGAGCATGGGGAGAACGGGGACAGGAGGCTCTGA